From the genome of Variovorax sp. RA8, one region includes:
- a CDS encoding amidohydrolase family protein, with product MDPDLVEPFVDAHQHFWDLDANPYPWLQGETVAAFRYGDYSALRRNYLLEDLARDTRGRAPAATVHVEAEWDRADPVAETRWLTQLAQAYGRPSAVVAHAALDHGDVAGVLAAQAAFPLVRGIRHKPVTAASPAEAKRGLAGSMDDARWRGGYALLATHGLSFDLQAPWWNLDQAAELARDFPHTMLILNHTGLPADRSEAGMRGWRAALEALAAQPNTAIKISGLGRREVPWTQADNVPVMREAIAIFGPSRCMFASNFPVDSLVADYATILAGFEAAIAPRPAAVRRALWHDNAVRYYRLDGA from the coding sequence ATGGATCCCGATCTGGTCGAACCCTTTGTCGACGCGCACCAGCACTTCTGGGACCTCGACGCAAACCCCTACCCCTGGTTGCAGGGCGAGACGGTGGCGGCCTTTCGCTACGGGGACTATTCCGCACTGCGGCGCAACTACCTGCTCGAGGACCTGGCGCGCGACACACGCGGCCGTGCGCCTGCGGCCACGGTGCACGTTGAGGCCGAATGGGATCGCGCCGATCCGGTGGCCGAGACGCGCTGGCTCACGCAGCTTGCGCAGGCGTACGGGCGGCCTTCGGCGGTCGTCGCGCATGCGGCGCTCGACCACGGCGACGTGGCTGGGGTGCTCGCCGCGCAGGCCGCGTTCCCGCTGGTGCGCGGCATCCGGCACAAGCCCGTCACCGCCGCATCGCCGGCCGAGGCGAAGCGGGGTCTGGCCGGTTCGATGGACGACGCGCGCTGGCGCGGCGGGTATGCGCTGCTGGCGACCCACGGCCTCTCGTTCGACCTGCAGGCACCGTGGTGGAACCTGGACCAGGCGGCCGAGCTCGCGCGCGATTTCCCGCACACGATGCTGATCCTCAACCACACCGGCCTGCCCGCGGACCGCAGCGAGGCCGGCATGCGCGGCTGGCGCGCGGCGCTGGAAGCGCTGGCCGCGCAGCCGAACACCGCGATCAAGATCTCGGGCCTCGGGCGCCGCGAAGTGCCGTGGACGCAGGCCGACAACGTGCCGGTGATGCGCGAAGCCATTGCGATCTTCGGGCCGTCGCGCTGCATGTTCGCCAGCAACTTTCCGGTCGACAGCCTGGTGGCGGACTACGCCACGATCCTGGCGGGGTTCGAGGCCGCCATCGCGCCGCGCCCTGCGGCCGTGCGCCGCGCGCTATGGCACGACAACGCGGTGCGCTATTACCGGCTCGACGGCGCTTGA
- a CDS encoding iron-containing alcohol dehydrogenase, giving the protein MALVNYITQIQIDFGAVQLLAQECERIGIRRPLVVTDAGVRAAGVLDRVTAHLGATRFVVFDGTPSNPTERAMREAVALYTESRCDGIIAVGGGSPIDLAKGVAVCATHEGPLKSFAAIEGGVARITAATAPVIAVPTTAGTGSEVGRGAVLILDDGRKVGVLSPFLVPRVALCDPELTLGLPPFLTAATGMDAIAHCMETFMAPAFNPPADGIALDGLRRAWKHIETATASPGDREARLNMMSASMQGALAFQKGLGCVHSLSHSLGGLSPRLHHGTLNAILLPAVIRFNAAAPSMQKDERLARMAQAMGLAHADEVAPAVTEMNRRLGLPAGLAAIEVSPEIFPRVIDGALKDHCHKTNPREASPADYEAMLTASM; this is encoded by the coding sequence ATGGCCCTCGTCAACTACATCACCCAGATCCAGATCGACTTCGGCGCGGTCCAGCTGCTCGCGCAGGAATGCGAACGCATCGGCATTCGCCGCCCGCTGGTCGTCACCGATGCCGGCGTGCGCGCCGCGGGCGTGCTCGACCGGGTGACCGCCCACCTGGGCGCCACCCGCTTCGTCGTGTTCGACGGCACGCCCTCGAACCCGACCGAGCGTGCGATGCGCGAGGCCGTCGCGCTCTACACCGAGAGCAGATGCGACGGCATCATCGCCGTCGGCGGCGGCTCGCCGATCGACCTGGCCAAGGGCGTGGCCGTCTGCGCGACGCACGAAGGGCCGCTCAAGTCCTTCGCCGCCATCGAAGGCGGCGTGGCGCGCATCACGGCGGCCACGGCGCCGGTGATCGCCGTGCCCACGACGGCCGGCACCGGCAGCGAGGTCGGCCGCGGCGCGGTGCTGATCCTGGACGACGGCCGCAAGGTCGGCGTGCTCTCGCCCTTTCTGGTACCGCGCGTCGCCCTCTGCGACCCCGAGCTCACGCTCGGCCTGCCGCCTTTCCTGACGGCCGCCACCGGCATGGACGCCATCGCCCACTGCATGGAAACCTTCATGGCACCGGCCTTCAACCCGCCGGCCGACGGCATCGCGCTCGACGGCCTGCGCCGCGCCTGGAAGCACATCGAGACCGCAACCGCATCGCCCGGCGACCGCGAGGCGCGGCTCAACATGATGAGCGCGTCGATGCAGGGCGCACTCGCCTTCCAGAAGGGCCTGGGCTGCGTGCACAGCCTGAGCCATTCGCTGGGCGGCCTGAGCCCGCGCCTGCACCACGGCACGCTCAACGCGATCCTGCTGCCGGCCGTGATCCGCTTCAACGCCGCGGCGCCGTCGATGCAGAAGGACGAGCGCCTGGCGCGCATGGCGCAGGCCATGGGCCTGGCGCACGCCGACGAGGTTGCGCCCGCCGTCACCGAGATGAACCGGCGGCTCGGGCTGCCGGCCGGGTTGGCCGCGATCGAGGTGTCGCCGGAGATCTTCCCGCGCGTTATCGATGGCGCGCTCAAGGACCACTGCCACAAGACCAACCCGCGCGAGGCGAGCCCGGCCGACTACGAGGCCATGTTGACCGCGTCCATGTAG
- a CDS encoding enoyl-CoA hydratase-related protein, whose protein sequence is MTSHILVEREARIATITLDNPDRMNAMDLGMWQGLSDAFAALSTDDELRCIVLRGAGGKAFSAGADIEEFTRLRAGSKQAGAYAKVTHGAMQAIANSRHPTLAVIEGACVGGGLEIASVCDMRICGTSSRFGVPVNKLGLVMSYGELGGLVDLVGSATALEIVLEGRVFDAKEALAKRLVNRVVDDAEVLAEGDATARRIANGAPLVARWHKKFVRRLAQPAPLTPEEADEAYACFDTEDYRIGFQAFLAKTRPVFTGR, encoded by the coding sequence ATGACCTCGCACATCCTCGTCGAGCGCGAAGCACGCATCGCAACAATCACCCTCGACAACCCCGACCGCATGAACGCGATGGACCTCGGCATGTGGCAGGGCCTTTCCGACGCATTCGCCGCGCTGTCGACCGACGACGAACTGCGCTGCATCGTGCTGCGCGGCGCCGGCGGCAAGGCGTTCTCGGCTGGCGCCGACATCGAAGAATTCACAAGACTGCGCGCCGGCTCGAAGCAGGCGGGCGCGTACGCCAAGGTCACGCACGGCGCGATGCAGGCCATCGCGAACAGCAGGCACCCGACGTTGGCCGTGATCGAGGGCGCGTGCGTGGGCGGCGGGCTGGAGATCGCATCGGTCTGCGACATGCGCATCTGCGGCACCTCGAGCCGCTTCGGCGTGCCGGTCAACAAGCTGGGCCTCGTGATGTCCTATGGCGAGCTCGGCGGCCTGGTCGATCTGGTCGGCAGCGCCACCGCGCTGGAGATCGTTCTCGAAGGCCGCGTCTTCGATGCGAAGGAGGCCCTCGCCAAGCGCCTGGTGAACCGCGTGGTCGACGACGCCGAGGTACTTGCCGAGGGCGACGCGACCGCGCGCCGCATCGCCAACGGCGCGCCGCTGGTGGCGCGCTGGCACAAGAAGTTCGTGCGGCGGCTGGCGCAGCCGGCACCGCTCACGCCCGAGGAAGCCGACGAGGCCTATGCCTGCTTCGACACCGAGGACTACCGCATCGGCTTCCAGGCCTTCCTCGCCAAGACCAGGCCGGTCTTCACGGGCCGCTGA
- a CDS encoding tripartite tricarboxylate transporter substrate binding protein, producing the protein MTLPSIDTARRQWLRTWPAAMLLGSTFAVTASAQGGAYPAKPIELVVPWQAGGGADVVGRAFGAAVARHLPQPIVVINRPGASGVLGLGEVVNAKPDGYRIVLSSTELTFLNHLGLAKFSYKDLRPIARLNADPAAVVVRADAPYATLEQFLDAARKPDANVRVGNAGHGSTWHMAAAALAEKTGAQFNHIPYAGGAPAVLALLGGHIDAVTVSTAEVSTYIAAGKLKALAVMADQRVADGFENVPTLKERKIDLSIGIWRGLSAPRNTPDDVMAVLKAATAKAVKEPVWLDALQKLHFSTDTYADDATLEAVMTRESAFFKNLAGKLKLSN; encoded by the coding sequence ATGACCCTCCCATCGATCGACACCGCGCGCCGCCAGTGGCTGCGCACCTGGCCCGCCGCCATGCTGCTCGGCAGCACCTTCGCCGTGACCGCCTCGGCGCAGGGCGGCGCCTATCCCGCCAAGCCCATCGAGCTGGTCGTTCCCTGGCAGGCCGGCGGCGGGGCCGACGTGGTCGGCCGCGCCTTCGGCGCTGCCGTCGCCAGGCACCTGCCGCAACCCATCGTCGTGATCAACCGGCCCGGCGCCAGCGGCGTGCTGGGCCTGGGCGAAGTGGTGAACGCGAAGCCGGACGGTTACCGGATCGTGCTGTCGTCGACCGAGCTGACCTTCCTGAACCACCTGGGCCTTGCCAAGTTCTCGTACAAGGATCTGCGGCCGATCGCGCGGCTCAACGCCGATCCCGCCGCGGTGGTGGTGCGCGCCGACGCGCCGTATGCCACGCTCGAGCAGTTTCTCGATGCTGCGCGCAAGCCTGACGCGAACGTCCGCGTCGGCAACGCCGGCCACGGCTCGACCTGGCACATGGCGGCCGCCGCGCTGGCGGAGAAGACCGGTGCCCAGTTCAACCACATTCCCTATGCCGGCGGTGCGCCGGCCGTTCTGGCGCTCTTGGGCGGCCACATCGATGCGGTGACCGTGAGCACGGCCGAAGTCTCGACCTACATCGCCGCCGGCAAGCTCAAGGCGCTGGCCGTGATGGCGGACCAGCGCGTGGCGGACGGCTTCGAGAACGTGCCCACGCTGAAGGAGCGCAAGATCGACCTGTCGATCGGCATCTGGCGCGGGCTCTCCGCGCCGCGCAACACGCCCGACGACGTGATGGCGGTGCTGAAGGCCGCGACCGCCAAGGCGGTGAAGGAGCCGGTGTGGCTCGACGCGCTGCAGAAGCTGCATTTCAGCACCGACACCTATGCCGACGATGCGACGCTCGAAGCGGTGATGACGCGCGAGAGTGCGTTCTTCAAGAACCTCGCCGGCAAGCTCAAGCTCTCGAACTGA
- a CDS encoding transcriptional regulator GcvA, with amino-acid sequence MSRPIPPLNALRAFEVAARHLSFTRAADELFVTPSAVSHQVKTLEENLGVALFMRDSKSLSLTAAGKAYLPGVQEAFKQLVFATHQLHKTLGVPSLKINLPPTFAVKWLTPRMRRFMQAHPDIDLKISTEKDMVDFTRQDFDMAVRYGRGTYPGLYSELCLPVEVFPVCSPALVLDEAHPLKTPSDLRFHTLLHDESTYDDVSNPNWSMWLEQAGVADVDATRGPSFWPSHLVIGAAIDGLGVALAKKHWVADDLAYGRLVRPFEGSMQVEFAYYIVFPEDRVNDPRIRAFLGWVREELARDRQAPSSR; translated from the coding sequence GTGTCACGACCCATCCCGCCACTGAATGCGCTGCGTGCCTTCGAAGTCGCCGCGCGGCACTTGAGCTTTACGCGCGCGGCCGACGAGCTGTTCGTCACCCCCTCCGCCGTCAGCCACCAGGTCAAGACGCTGGAAGAGAACCTCGGCGTCGCGCTCTTCATGCGCGATTCGAAATCGCTGTCGCTCACAGCCGCGGGCAAGGCCTACCTGCCCGGCGTGCAGGAAGCGTTCAAGCAACTCGTCTTCGCCACGCACCAGCTCCACAAGACGCTGGGCGTGCCCTCGCTGAAGATCAACCTGCCGCCGACCTTCGCAGTGAAGTGGCTCACGCCGCGCATGCGCCGCTTCATGCAGGCGCACCCGGACATCGACCTCAAGATCTCCACCGAAAAGGACATGGTCGACTTCACGCGTCAGGACTTCGACATGGCCGTGCGCTATGGCCGCGGCACCTACCCGGGCCTCTACTCCGAGCTGTGCCTGCCTGTGGAGGTGTTTCCTGTATGCAGCCCTGCGCTCGTGCTGGACGAGGCGCACCCGCTGAAGACGCCCTCCGACCTGCGCTTCCACACGTTGCTGCACGACGAAAGCACCTACGACGACGTCAGCAACCCCAACTGGTCGATGTGGCTCGAGCAGGCCGGCGTGGCGGACGTCGATGCAACCCGCGGTCCTTCGTTCTGGCCCAGCCACCTGGTGATCGGCGCGGCGATCGACGGCCTCGGCGTGGCGCTTGCGAAGAAGCATTGGGTGGCCGACGATCTGGCCTACGGCCGGCTTGTGCGCCCCTTCGAAGGCAGCATGCAGGTCGAGTTCGCCTACTACATTGTCTTTCCGGAAGACCGGGTCAACGATCCGCGCATCCGCGCATTTCTCGGCTGGGTGCGCGAGGAACTCGCGCGCGACCGTCAAGCGCCGTCGAGCCGGTAA
- a CDS encoding PPC domain-containing DNA-binding protein has product MFKKRLLLLPALLATLAFGASAQDLTGKYTRTPTGYLMVLRNGDDVIAHLERLAAVEQIPSASIVGIGFMREAKFGFYDFSRKVFDPKTFKDVELANLTGSIAWKEGKPSIHAHGIVTDGTFIGAGGHLLGLTVGTGSCEITVMLHPHRLERFVDPAIGANVLGLHPGAK; this is encoded by the coding sequence ATGTTCAAGAAACGCCTTCTATTGCTGCCGGCCCTGCTGGCGACCCTTGCCTTCGGCGCGTCGGCGCAGGACCTCACGGGCAAGTACACGCGCACGCCCACGGGCTACCTGATGGTGCTGCGCAATGGCGACGACGTCATCGCCCATCTCGAGCGGCTCGCGGCGGTCGAGCAGATCCCGAGCGCGAGCATCGTCGGCATCGGCTTCATGCGGGAAGCCAAGTTCGGCTTCTACGACTTCTCGAGGAAGGTCTTCGATCCCAAGACTTTCAAGGACGTGGAGCTGGCCAACCTGACGGGCAGCATCGCTTGGAAGGAGGGCAAACCTTCGATCCATGCGCACGGCATCGTGACCGACGGCACCTTCATCGGCGCCGGTGGCCACCTGCTGGGGCTCACGGTGGGCACGGGTTCCTGCGAGATCACGGTGATGCTGCATCCACACCGGCTGGAGCGCTTCGTCGATCCGGCCATCGGTGCCAACGTGCTGGGCCTGCACCCCGGCGCGAAGTAG
- a CDS encoding LysR substrate-binding domain-containing protein yields the protein MKTTLEELQAFAAVVHAGSITAAAEQLEQTVSGVSRALGRLETKLETTLLRRTTRRIELTEEGAAFLAHAQAILASIDSAEEQMAARRQHPAGQLRVNAATPFMLHVIVPLVPEFHRSYPHIALELDTDELNIDLLERRTDIAIRIGELRDSSLHARPLATSRIRVLASPAYLATQGRPKNVAALAKHTLLGFTQPDSLNRWPLRGTHGDEWQITPSIRASSGETLRQLALEGAGIVCLSDFMTAGDRKRGDLVQLLVNDTADVRQGINAVYYRNTKLAARIACFLDFLAARV from the coding sequence ATGAAGACCACGCTCGAGGAATTGCAGGCTTTTGCCGCGGTCGTCCATGCCGGCTCCATCACGGCCGCGGCCGAGCAGCTGGAGCAGACGGTATCGGGCGTGAGCCGTGCGCTCGGCCGGCTCGAGACGAAGCTTGAAACGACGCTGCTGCGCCGCACGACACGCCGCATCGAGCTCACGGAAGAGGGCGCCGCATTCCTTGCACATGCCCAAGCGATCCTGGCGTCGATCGACAGCGCCGAGGAGCAGATGGCCGCGCGGCGCCAGCATCCCGCGGGTCAGTTGCGGGTGAACGCCGCGACACCGTTCATGCTGCACGTGATCGTTCCGCTGGTGCCCGAGTTTCACCGCTCCTATCCGCACATCGCGCTGGAGCTGGACACGGACGAGCTCAATATCGACCTGCTGGAGCGCCGCACCGACATCGCGATCCGCATCGGCGAGCTGCGCGACTCCAGCCTCCACGCGCGGCCGCTCGCCACCAGCCGCATTCGCGTGCTGGCAAGCCCCGCCTATCTCGCGACGCAGGGCCGCCCGAAGAACGTGGCGGCGCTGGCGAAGCACACGCTGCTGGGCTTTACGCAGCCGGATTCGCTCAACCGTTGGCCGCTGCGCGGCACGCACGGCGACGAATGGCAGATCACGCCGAGCATCAGAGCGTCCAGCGGCGAGACGCTCAGGCAATTGGCACTCGAAGGCGCAGGCATTGTTTGCCTCTCCGACTTCATGACCGCCGGCGACCGAAAGCGCGGTGACCTGGTGCAATTGCTCGTGAACGACACCGCCGACGTGCGCCAGGGGATCAATGCGGTGTACTACCGGAATACGAAGCTGGCGGCGCGAATCGCGTGCTTTCTAGACTTTCTGGCTGCGCGGGTATGA
- a CDS encoding MFS transporter, giving the protein MPIALLALTLSAFAIGTTEFVIVGLLPTVAADLGIGLPSAGLLVSLYALGVAVGAPVLTALTGKVPRKALLLGLMALFTAGNLLAWQAPSYETLVAARVLTGLAHGVFFSIGSTIATGLVPKEKAASAIAVMFTGLTVALVTGVPLGTFIGQHFGWRETFLAVSALGVVAFVGSWLFVPAGIRHTPPASLAQQAKVLAEPRLLLVYAKTAIGYGGSFIPFTFLAPILTEVSGFSAGAVGWVMLVYGLSVAAGNIWGGKLADRRGPIPALRIIFALLAAVLLVFNFAAPHRWFALATVLAWGAVAFGNVPGLQVYVVKQAERFTPQAVDVASGLNIAAFNLGIAGAAWAGGLIVTHLGLMHTPWIGALVVLVSLALTHWSGVLDRRSGIAVRSGGPAPVGH; this is encoded by the coding sequence ATGCCCATTGCCCTCCTCGCGCTGACGCTCAGCGCCTTTGCTATCGGCACGACCGAATTCGTGATCGTCGGCCTGCTCCCCACGGTCGCGGCCGACCTCGGCATCGGCCTGCCTTCCGCCGGCCTGCTGGTCAGCCTCTACGCGCTCGGCGTCGCCGTCGGCGCGCCGGTGCTCACCGCCCTCACCGGCAAGGTGCCGCGCAAGGCGCTGCTGCTCGGCCTCATGGCGCTCTTCACCGCCGGCAACCTGCTGGCCTGGCAGGCGCCCAGCTATGAAACGCTGGTCGCCGCGCGTGTGCTCACCGGGCTCGCGCATGGCGTGTTCTTCTCGATCGGCTCGACCATCGCCACCGGCCTGGTGCCGAAGGAGAAGGCAGCGAGTGCCATCGCCGTCATGTTCACCGGCCTCACGGTCGCGCTGGTGACGGGCGTGCCGCTCGGCACTTTCATCGGCCAGCACTTCGGCTGGCGCGAAACTTTCCTCGCCGTGTCGGCGCTGGGCGTGGTCGCCTTCGTCGGCAGCTGGCTCTTCGTGCCCGCCGGTATCCGCCACACGCCGCCCGCCTCGCTTGCGCAGCAGGCGAAGGTCCTTGCCGAGCCGCGGCTGCTGCTGGTCTACGCCAAGACGGCGATCGGCTACGGCGGCTCTTTCATCCCGTTCACCTTCCTCGCGCCGATCCTCACCGAGGTGTCCGGCTTCAGCGCCGGCGCTGTGGGCTGGGTCATGCTGGTCTACGGCCTCTCCGTCGCGGCCGGCAACATCTGGGGCGGCAAGCTGGCCGACCGCCGGGGCCCGATCCCGGCGCTGCGCATCATCTTCGCCCTGCTGGCCGCCGTGCTGCTGGTCTTCAATTTCGCGGCGCCGCACAGGTGGTTCGCGCTCGCTACCGTGCTCGCGTGGGGCGCCGTTGCCTTCGGCAACGTACCGGGCCTGCAGGTCTATGTGGTGAAGCAGGCCGAGCGCTTCACGCCACAGGCGGTGGATGTGGCCTCGGGCCTGAACATCGCCGCCTTCAACCTCGGCATCGCCGGCGCCGCCTGGGCCGGCGGCCTGATCGTCACCCACCTGGGCCTGATGCACACGCCGTGGATCGGCGCGCTCGTGGTGCTGGTCTCGCTGGCGCTCACGCACTGGAGCGGTGTTCTCGACCGCCGCAGCGGCATCGCCGTGCGCTCCGGCGGCCCGGCTCCCGTCGGCCACTGA
- the dkgB gene encoding 2,5-didehydrogluconate reductase DkgB, with protein MNTHAIPRFGLGTFRLQGQTVIDSVKTALELGYRLVDTAQIYGNEAEVGQAIAESITPRDAIFITTKIWTENCARDKLVASLKESLRKLRTDRVDLALIHWPPPGNAVPVDEFMGALAEAKAQGLARQIGVSNFTVALMKETIAAVGAEAIATNQVELHPYLQNRKVADFARSQGIAITSYMTLAYGKVLADPVIEEIAAARKATPAQVVLAWAMQLGYAVIPSSTKRANLASNLEAHRLVLDGSDMARIAALDRGERLTSPEGLAPAWD; from the coding sequence ATGAACACACACGCCATTCCACGCTTCGGCCTCGGCACCTTCCGCCTCCAGGGGCAGACCGTCATCGACTCCGTCAAGACCGCCCTCGAGCTGGGCTACCGGCTCGTCGACACCGCCCAGATCTACGGCAACGAGGCCGAGGTCGGCCAGGCCATCGCCGAAAGCATCACGCCGCGCGATGCGATTTTCATCACCACCAAGATCTGGACCGAGAACTGCGCACGCGACAAGCTCGTCGCCAGCCTGAAGGAGAGCCTGCGAAAGCTGCGCACCGACCGCGTCGATCTCGCGTTGATCCATTGGCCCCCGCCCGGCAACGCGGTGCCCGTGGACGAGTTCATGGGCGCGCTCGCCGAAGCGAAGGCGCAAGGCCTGGCCCGGCAGATCGGCGTGTCGAACTTCACCGTCGCGCTGATGAAGGAGACCATCGCCGCCGTCGGCGCAGAGGCGATCGCGACCAACCAGGTCGAGCTGCATCCGTATCTGCAGAACCGCAAGGTGGCTGATTTCGCAAGAAGCCAAGGCATCGCCATCACGTCCTACATGACGCTGGCCTACGGCAAGGTGCTGGCCGATCCGGTGATCGAGGAGATCGCGGCCGCGCGCAAGGCGACGCCGGCGCAGGTGGTTCTGGCCTGGGCGATGCAGCTGGGCTACGCGGTCATCCCTTCGTCGACGAAGCGTGCCAATCTTGCGAGCAATCTCGAGGCGCATCGGCTGGTGCTCGACGGTTCGGACATGGCGCGCATCGCCGCGCTGGACCGCGGCGAGCGGCTCACCAGCCCCGAAGGCCTGGCACCGGCCTGGGACTGA
- a CDS encoding CaiB/BaiF CoA transferase family protein produces the protein MTLPLSRIKVLDVSQIMAGPFCCMLLGDMGADVIKVETPGVGDQTRKSMGFRLKGADSGGFLALNRNKRSVEIDLKNPAGLEAFYALVKDADVLVENNRPGVAARLKIDYASLREINPRLVYASISGFGQTGPWAKRPGLDLIAQAMTGVMSVMGHPGQEPVKSSVPLADLGAGLFAAYGILSAVIGRGLTGEGQFVDASLFETALGLSVWESAEYWGTGELPVPIGSANRMSAPYQAVRASDRHFVIGAANPKLWTALCGVIDRGDLVQDPRFTDNVLRIRNREVLIAELEREFARRTAGEWVDALLAAGVPAAPIYNYAEALESEQAVARNMVLKIQHPVEGETRALGFPVKLSGTPQQVRHPAPLLGQHTDEILGEIGMTASRIDALRRSGAFGAARNA, from the coding sequence GTGACCCTTCCTCTTTCCCGCATCAAGGTCCTCGACGTCAGCCAGATCATGGCCGGCCCCTTCTGCTGCATGTTGCTCGGTGACATGGGGGCGGACGTCATCAAGGTCGAGACGCCCGGCGTCGGCGACCAGACCCGCAAGTCCATGGGCTTCCGTCTCAAGGGCGCCGACAGCGGCGGCTTCCTGGCCCTCAACCGCAACAAGCGCAGTGTCGAGATCGACCTCAAGAACCCGGCCGGGCTCGAAGCCTTCTACGCATTGGTGAAGGACGCCGACGTGCTGGTCGAGAACAACCGCCCTGGCGTCGCCGCGCGGCTGAAGATCGACTACGCCTCGCTGCGCGAGATCAACCCGCGCCTGGTCTACGCCAGCATCTCGGGCTTCGGCCAGACCGGTCCCTGGGCCAAGCGGCCGGGCCTCGACCTGATCGCGCAGGCCATGACCGGCGTGATGAGCGTGATGGGCCATCCGGGCCAGGAGCCGGTCAAGTCCAGCGTGCCGCTGGCCGACCTCGGGGCCGGGCTCTTCGCGGCCTACGGCATCCTGAGCGCGGTGATCGGCCGCGGGCTCACCGGCGAGGGTCAGTTCGTCGACGCCTCGCTGTTCGAGACCGCGCTGGGCCTGTCGGTCTGGGAGTCGGCCGAGTACTGGGGCACGGGCGAGCTGCCGGTGCCGATCGGCAGCGCCAACCGCATGAGCGCGCCCTACCAGGCGGTGCGCGCTTCGGACCGCCATTTCGTCATCGGCGCGGCCAACCCCAAGCTGTGGACGGCGCTGTGCGGCGTGATCGACCGCGGGGACCTCGTGCAGGACCCACGCTTCACCGACAACGTGCTGCGCATCCGCAATCGCGAAGTGCTGATCGCCGAGCTCGAGCGCGAGTTCGCGCGCCGCACAGCCGGCGAGTGGGTCGATGCGCTGCTCGCCGCCGGCGTGCCCGCCGCCCCGATCTACAACTACGCCGAAGCGCTGGAGAGCGAGCAGGCGGTAGCGCGCAACATGGTGCTGAAGATCCAGCACCCGGTGGAAGGCGAGACCCGCGCGCTCGGCTTTCCTGTCAAGCTCAGCGGCACACCGCAGCAGGTGCGGCATCCGGCGCCGCTGCTGGGCCAGCACACCGACGAGATCCTGGGCGAGATCGGGATGACGGCCTCGCGCATCGACGCGCTGCGCCGGTCCGGCGCCTTCGGAGCGGCCCGCAACGCATAA